A stretch of the Corylus avellana chromosome ca6, CavTom2PMs-1.0 genome encodes the following:
- the LOC132185928 gene encoding uncharacterized protein LOC132185928 isoform X1 has translation MDGSGAILCQISSFKDMLDQVNEEIEANIQITREIESEIVKCLEIESALAARESELTKTLYVSQFETNGLATVTNNSRTSLNFLEHELCCLRMKREQMLKRINDKREGFTTLCLEFQRDIDKGKNNELETLLSEKELLENETHLLDKNNNALKNSMSAFVEEILEDLHNSNAALQLEISTGNEENEKLVKDIDDLRTALLSTAMIDDDHW, from the exons atggacGGCTCGGGAGCGATCCTCTGCCAGATCTCTTCCTTCAAGGACATGCTTGACCAG gtGAATGAAGAAATTGAGGCGAACATTCAGATTACGCGCGAGATTGAATCGGAGATCGTGAAATGCTTGGAGATTGAGAGCGCTTTGGCTGCGAGGGAGTCGGAGCTAACAAAGACGCTTTACGTTTCGCAGTTTGAAACCAATGGATTGGCCACCGTTACCA ATAATTCAAGGACCTCACTGAATTTCTTGGAGCATGAGTTATGTTGTCTAAGAATGAAGCGGGAACAGATGCTGAAAAGAATAAATGACAAGCG GGAAGGATTTACCACACTCTGCCTAGAATTCCAGAGGGACATtgacaaaggaaaaaataatgaattggagACATTGTTGTCAGAGAAAGAGTTACTTGAAAATGAAACCCATCTCTTGGATAAGAACAATAATgctttgaaaaattcaatgTCGGCATTTGTGGAAGAAATTCTTGAAGATCTTCATAATTCTAACGCTG CTTTACAACTCGAGATATCGACTGGGAATGAGGAAAATGAGAAATTGGTCAAGGACATAGATGATTTAAGGACAGCCTTACTTTCAACAGccatgattgatgatgatcatTGGTAA
- the LOC132185928 gene encoding uncharacterized protein LOC132185928 isoform X2 yields the protein MDGSGAILCQISSFKDMLDQVNEEIEANIQITREIESEIVKCLEIESALAARESELTKTLYVSQFETNGLATVTNNSRTSLNFLEHELCCLRMKREQMLKRINDKREGFTTLCLEFQRDIDKGKNNELETLLSEKELLENETHLLDKNNNALKNSMSAFVEEILEDLHNSNAALQLEISTGNEENEKLVKDIDDLRTALLSTAMIDDDH from the exons atggacGGCTCGGGAGCGATCCTCTGCCAGATCTCTTCCTTCAAGGACATGCTTGACCAG gtGAATGAAGAAATTGAGGCGAACATTCAGATTACGCGCGAGATTGAATCGGAGATCGTGAAATGCTTGGAGATTGAGAGCGCTTTGGCTGCGAGGGAGTCGGAGCTAACAAAGACGCTTTACGTTTCGCAGTTTGAAACCAATGGATTGGCCACCGTTACCA ATAATTCAAGGACCTCACTGAATTTCTTGGAGCATGAGTTATGTTGTCTAAGAATGAAGCGGGAACAGATGCTGAAAAGAATAAATGACAAGCG GGAAGGATTTACCACACTCTGCCTAGAATTCCAGAGGGACATtgacaaaggaaaaaataatgaattggagACATTGTTGTCAGAGAAAGAGTTACTTGAAAATGAAACCCATCTCTTGGATAAGAACAATAATgctttgaaaaattcaatgTCGGCATTTGTGGAAGAAATTCTTGAAGATCTTCATAATTCTAACGCTG CTTTACAACTCGAGATATCGACTGGGAATGAGGAAAATGAGAAATTGGTCAAGGACATAGATGATTTAAGGACAGCCTTACTTTCAACAGccatgattgatgatgatcatTG A